One Heyndrickxia oleronia genomic window, ACAATGAAAAGCCAACCATCTTTTTGTACGACCGTTATCCGGGGGGTGTGGGCTTAAGTGAAAAGGTATTTGAAAATATAAAAGAAATCATAAGCAAGACGACTGACATGATATCTCAATGTCCATGTGAAAATGGTTGCCCATCATGTATTGGGTTAGATGGAACTACTTCACGTTCTAAAAATATCGCATTACATCTATTATCACATTTTAAGGAATAGATCCCTATCGAGGTGAAATGACATGTCCTTGAAAAATAAGCTGCAACGCTTTAAAAATCACTTAGTTCCAGAACAGGTACAACAGCCTAAAAACATGAATGAAAATCCAAAAAATATAGATACAAAAGGTGAAATCCCCTTTATAGAAATGTGGGAACAAGCAAATACAAAGGTTTATTATTTAGAAGATGAATACTGCTTTATTCGTGAGGTTCATTATCCATTAAGTCATCAACATGGCAAATATCGGTTTCAAGATTATATTAAGGCTGTTGATATGTGGAATCATAATGGTATGAAACATCCATTATCTGCATATGGATATCAACCGAATGATTTGTTCTTTTTCGATACAGAAACTACTGGATTAGGTGGCGGTGTTGGAAATACAATCTTTCTACTTGGATACGCATATCTTGAAAAGGATGAAATCATTTTAAGACAGCATTTTTTACCTGAACCTGGTTTAGAAATCCCTTTATATTATAGTTTTCTTGAGAATATTGATTACACAACCCTTGTTACATACAATGGAAAAGCTTTTGATTGGCCACAGGTTAAAACGAGGCATACACTTATTCGCGAACATGTCCCAAAACTACCATCATTTGGCCATTTTGATTTATACCATGCATCAAGAAGATTTTGGAAGGATCAATTAGAGTCTGTAAAACTAGTAAATGTAGAGAAGGATATTCTTGAATTTGAGAGAAAAGATGATGTACCAGGTTTTTTAGCGCCGATGATTTACTTTGATTTTGTAGAAAGAAAAAACCC contains:
- a CDS encoding ribonuclease H-like domain-containing protein, which encodes MSLKNKLQRFKNHLVPEQVQQPKNMNENPKNIDTKGEIPFIEMWEQANTKVYYLEDEYCFIREVHYPLSHQHGKYRFQDYIKAVDMWNHNGMKHPLSAYGYQPNDLFFFDTETTGLGGGVGNTIFLLGYAYLEKDEIILRQHFLPEPGLEIPLYYSFLENIDYTTLVTYNGKAFDWPQVKTRHTLIREHVPKLPSFGHFDLYHASRRFWKDQLESVKLVNVEKDILEFERKDDVPGFLAPMIYFDFVERKNPEGIITVLQHNENDILSLITLYTHLTFQILQLDPSQTSQEKLILGKWLQAIGEKDVAIQTFEKLSLANEIEAKFELAFHLKRQKKYSDARDLWLEVLEKGNGKLKIKSSIEVAKLFEHQFKNYDQALKIARIGLSLHEEERSGKSKKDDKIYQDLIKRMTRLERK